One Lachnospiraceae bacterium C1.1 genomic region harbors:
- a CDS encoding N-acetyltransferase family protein: MNIRSAALSDTERLLEIYAYYVKETAISFEYDVPSIEEFKDRISERLGKYPYLVAEDNGKIVGYSYASPFVGRTAYNHCCEMTIYLDHELSGHGYGRALYEEMEKELKAMGIINLYSCIGDPIVEDEYLTKNSENFHRHMGYEKVGDFHKCGYKFGRWYNMIWMEKIIGEHKK; this comes from the coding sequence ATGAATATACGAAGCGCTGCGCTCTCGGATACAGAGCGTTTATTGGAAATTTATGCTTATTACGTCAAGGAAACTGCAATAAGCTTTGAATATGATGTTCCTTCTATTGAAGAGTTTAAGGATAGAATTTCCGAAAGACTTGGCAAATATCCCTATCTCGTTGCCGAAGATAATGGTAAAATAGTAGGATATTCATATGCAAGTCCATTTGTAGGTAGAACAGCCTACAACCATTGCTGTGAAATGACGATATACCTGGATCATGAGCTCAGCGGTCATGGCTATGGCAGGGCTCTTTACGAGGAAATGGAAAAAGAACTTAAGGCCATGGGAATCATAAATCTTTATTCCTGTATAGGGGATCCGATAGTTGAGGATGAATATCTCACAAAAAACAGTGAGAACTTCCATCGACACATGGGTTATGAGAAAGTAGGTGATTTTCACAAATGCGGCTATAAATTCGGCCGCTGGTACAACATGATCTGGATGGAAAAAATAATAGGCGAACACAAAAAATAA
- the leuC gene encoding 3-isopropylmalate dehydratase large subunit: protein MGMTMTQKILADHAGLESVSAGQLIEAELDLVLGNDITTPVAIKVMDGINKKDVFDKDKIALVMDHFIPNKDIKSAENCKCCRDFAMKHEISNYFDVGQMGIEHALLPESGLTVAGDCIIGADSHTCTYGALGAFSTGVGSTDMAAGMATGKAWFKVPGAIKFNIVGKPSKWVSGKDVILHIIGMIGVDGALYKSMEFVGEGIKNLSMDDRFTIANMAIEAGGKNGIFPVDDIAIEYMKAHGSRPYKVYEADADAVYDEEYTIDLSTLKSTVSFPHLPSNTKTVDEIGEPVKVDQAVIGSCTNGRISDLRVAAEILKGKKIAKNLRCIVIPGTQKIYLKALDEGLIKTFIEAGAVVSTPTCGPCLGGYMGILAAGERCISTTNRNFVGRMGHVDSEVYLASPAVAAASAIKGYICEPDE, encoded by the coding sequence ATGGGAATGACAATGACACAGAAAATCCTTGCAGACCATGCGGGATTAGAGTCTGTTTCAGCCGGACAGCTTATAGAGGCGGAACTTGATCTTGTACTTGGAAATGATATTACTACACCCGTTGCCATAAAGGTAATGGATGGAATAAATAAAAAGGATGTATTTGATAAAGATAAGATAGCTCTTGTCATGGATCACTTTATCCCGAATAAGGATATTAAATCTGCAGAAAACTGCAAATGCTGCAGAGATTTTGCAATGAAGCATGAGATCAGCAATTATTTCGATGTAGGACAGATGGGAATAGAGCATGCCCTTCTTCCTGAGAGCGGACTTACTGTTGCAGGTGACTGCATTATCGGAGCAGATTCACATACCTGTACTTATGGTGCACTCGGAGCTTTCTCAACAGGCGTCGGTTCGACCGATATGGCAGCCGGAATGGCTACAGGTAAAGCGTGGTTTAAGGTTCCGGGAGCTATTAAGTTTAACATCGTAGGCAAGCCTTCCAAATGGGTATCCGGAAAAGATGTAATACTGCATATCATAGGAATGATCGGCGTTGACGGAGCCCTTTATAAATCAATGGAATTTGTTGGCGAAGGAATAAAGAATCTTTCGATGGATGACAGATTTACCATTGCTAATATGGCTATCGAGGCAGGCGGAAAGAATGGAATTTTCCCTGTTGATGATATTGCGATCGAATACATGAAAGCTCATGGAAGCAGACCATATAAGGTATATGAAGCTGATGCAGATGCCGTTTACGATGAAGAGTATACTATTGATCTTTCAACTCTTAAGAGCACGGTATCATTCCCTCACCTTCCTTCAAATACAAAGACGGTAGATGAGATAGGAGAACCTGTTAAAGTTGATCAGGCCGTCATAGGTTCATGTACAAACGGACGTATTTCCGACTTGAGAGTCGCAGCGGAAATACTTAAGGGCAAAAAAATTGCTAAAAACTTAAGATGTATCGTAATTCCCGGCACACAGAAGATTTATCTGAAAGCTCTCGATGAGGGTCTTATAAAGACATTTATAGAGGCTGGAGCAGTAGTTTCAACTCCTACCTGTGGTCCATGCCTTGGCGGATATATGGGTATTCTTGCTGCCGGAGAGAGATGTATTTCTACAACAAACAGAAATTTTGTCGGAAGAATGGGACATGTTGATTCTGAGGTATATCTTGCAAGTCCTGCAGTAGCAGCGGCTTCTGCAATAAAGGGATATATCTGCGAACCCGATGAATGA
- a CDS encoding ribokinase: MKVLNFGSLNIDYVYEMDHMVRKGETELAGSRNIFVGGKGLNQSIALGRAGVKVFHAGSVGEDGLFLLDTLKNADVDVSLVRILDDTASGHAIIQNDKDGDNCILLYGGANQAISCEQIDETLSRFEKGDLLVLQNEVNNLSYIIDKAHDIGMQIVLNPSPYNSVIDGINLEYVDYFFVNEIEAASLAGIEENDGEKLAGKLGEKFPAQKIILTLGTEGSFYIYGDEIVKQEVYKVKAADTTAAGDTFSGYFIAEMIKGRSPKEALNTAAKASAIAVSREGASPSIPTKSEVENYSF; encoded by the coding sequence ATGAAAGTTCTGAACTTTGGTTCACTGAATATTGATTATGTATATGAAATGGATCACATGGTGAGAAAGGGCGAAACAGAACTTGCCGGCTCAAGAAATATTTTTGTAGGCGGTAAAGGGCTGAATCAGTCCATAGCTTTGGGCAGGGCAGGAGTTAAAGTCTTTCATGCCGGATCTGTAGGAGAGGATGGCCTTTTCCTGCTTGATACACTGAAAAACGCAGATGTTGATGTATCATTGGTAAGGATACTTGATGATACAGCCAGCGGACATGCCATAATACAAAATGATAAGGACGGCGATAACTGCATACTGCTTTACGGAGGAGCTAATCAGGCAATAAGTTGTGAGCAGATAGATGAAACGCTTTCGCGTTTTGAAAAGGGAGATCTGCTGGTGCTTCAGAATGAAGTCAATAATTTATCTTATATCATTGATAAAGCTCATGATATAGGAATGCAGATCGTCCTTAATCCGTCTCCCTATAATTCGGTAATTGACGGGATCAATCTGGAATATGTTGACTATTTCTTTGTAAATGAGATAGAAGCAGCGTCTCTTGCAGGTATAGAAGAAAATGACGGGGAAAAGCTGGCCGGTAAACTTGGGGAAAAGTTTCCGGCCCAAAAGATCATTCTCACGCTCGGAACAGAGGGTTCGTTTTACATATACGGAGATGAGATCGTAAAACAGGAGGTCTATAAGGTTAAGGCGGCAGATACTACTGCTGCCGGAGATACATTTTCCGGATATTTCATAGCAGAAATGATCAAAGGAAGATCGCCGAAAGAAGCCCTGAACACCGCGGCAAAAGCCTCGGCAATAGCAGTATCGAGGGAGGGCGCCTCGCCGTCCATTCCGACAAAGTCGGAAGTAGAAAACTATAGTTTTTAG
- the mtnK gene encoding S-methyl-5-thioribose kinase translates to MINEDDPEGTEKVVIEYTLKMTEGKGEGKIEWDRDSMKAVIPGSHGNLNHVCRVTDGKGNRLYIKQAGDSLRISEDMTATLDRNRQESEILQIEEKLVPGMVPHIYFFDTTMSACGMEDCSDYLVMRDAMLQHKTYPHFAENIAEFMSKTLLLTSDVVMDHREKKEMTRRFITPDLDDITEKLVLMEPYLGAERNNIYEPNRAFIEKELYSDEDLHLKVSKLKFRFMTDAEALLHGDLHTGSIFINDDGIKVFDCEFGTFAPMGYDIGNLVANMIFAYVNGLSTDDREFCDWTLNVIKDSMNLFISKFNDLYDKSVTEPMAKVKGFKEFYLDKILNDTAGYAGTELHRRTVGMANVVDVTSIKDEKKRLLAERVNIFAGKDFILNAEKFRMGEAFAEAVVKATEKAEKTL, encoded by the coding sequence ATGATAAATGAGGATGATCCAGAGGGAACAGAGAAGGTAGTTATTGAATATACCCTTAAAATGACTGAGGGAAAAGGCGAGGGAAAGATTGAATGGGACAGAGACAGTATGAAAGCTGTAATTCCGGGTTCTCATGGCAATCTTAATCATGTATGCCGGGTAACAGATGGAAAAGGCAACAGGCTTTATATAAAACAGGCAGGGGATTCTTTAAGAATTTCTGAGGACATGACAGCAACTCTTGATCGTAATCGTCAGGAATCTGAAATTTTACAGATCGAGGAAAAACTTGTTCCGGGAATGGTTCCGCATATTTATTTCTTTGATACCACCATGAGTGCATGCGGAATGGAGGATTGCAGCGATTATCTGGTAATGAGAGATGCAATGCTTCAGCATAAGACATATCCGCATTTTGCGGAAAATATTGCTGAATTTATGTCTAAAACACTTCTTCTTACGAGCGATGTGGTCATGGATCATCGTGAAAAGAAGGAAATGACAAGAAGATTCATCACACCAGATCTCGATGATATTACAGAAAAGCTCGTACTGATGGAGCCGTATTTAGGCGCAGAGCGTAATAATATCTATGAGCCTAATAGAGCATTCATAGAAAAAGAATTATATTCGGATGAGGATCTTCATCTGAAGGTTTCAAAGCTCAAATTCCGCTTTATGACTGATGCAGAAGCACTTTTGCATGGTGACCTTCATACAGGCTCAATATTTATTAATGATGATGGAATAAAGGTATTTGACTGTGAATTCGGTACATTTGCACCTATGGGATATGATATAGGCAATCTGGTTGCAAATATGATCTTTGCATATGTTAACGGTCTTTCAACAGATGATAGGGAATTTTGTGACTGGACACTTAATGTTATTAAGGACAGCATGAATCTCTTTATAAGTAAATTCAATGACCTTTATGATAAATCAGTTACCGAACCTATGGCTAAGGTTAAAGGATTTAAGGAATTTTATCTTGATAAAATATTAAATGATACTGCGGGATATGCCGGAACGGAGCTACACAGACGTACAGTGGGAATGGCAAATGTAGTGGATGTTACATCTATTAAAGATGAGAAGAAGAGATTACTGGCAGAAAGAGTTAATATTTTTGCAGGTAAAGATTTTATCCTTAATGCAGAAAAATTCAGAATGGGAGAGGCATTTGCCGAAGCGGTTGTAAAGGCTACCGAAAAAGCAGAGAAAACTCTTTGA
- a CDS encoding RbsD/FucU domain-containing protein, producing MLKGIPDIISPELLKVIAEMGHGDTLVIGDCNFPASSMAKAKNHINIRCDGLKATAILDALLQLFPLDDFVEQPVALMQKADKNLPTPIWDEFSDIVSKYDKRGKNAIRFIDRFDFYEESRNAYAVVSTSEKALYGCIIIQKGCLL from the coding sequence ATGCTAAAAGGTATACCGGATATAATATCGCCTGAATTATTAAAGGTGATAGCTGAAATGGGACATGGAGATACGCTGGTAATAGGTGACTGCAATTTCCCGGCAAGCTCAATGGCAAAGGCAAAAAATCATATAAATATAAGGTGTGATGGTCTTAAGGCTACTGCTATTCTTGATGCGTTGCTTCAGCTTTTTCCTCTGGATGATTTTGTTGAACAGCCGGTTGCCCTAATGCAGAAGGCGGATAAAAATCTTCCTACTCCTATATGGGATGAATTCAGCGATATCGTTTCCAAATATGATAAGAGAGGAAAAAATGCTATCCGTTTTATAGACAGATTTGATTTTTACGAAGAGTCAAGAAATGCCTATGCAGTTGTTTCAACATCGGAAAAGGCGCTTTACGGATGCATTATTATTCAGAAGGGATGTCTTTTATGA
- the mtnA gene encoding S-methyl-5-thioribose-1-phosphate isomerase translates to MENALSLDTVKLSEDGEKVIILDQTLLPNKCEYLRVDKAEDIWEAIQKLRVRGAPAIGVCGAYGYYLFAHQLKTDNMDEFVEKCHENMVYLNSSRPTAVNLSWALNRMHSLLMKEKDSRSVDEIKKLLRKEADDIREEDIQISRNIGAYGYELLEKLGKGVGIMTHCNAGTLATAKYGTALAPVYIALEKGWDGKKDMHVYCDETRPLLQGARLSAYEMQAAGVDTYVQCDNMASYTMKSGKIGIIFVGCDRVAANGDFANKIGTSGVAIIAKHYGIPFYVCAPSSTIDMTLASGDEIKIEQRKSEEVTEMWYKERMAPEGVGVVNPAFDVTDHSLITGIITEKGIATAPFKESFEKMGIRPVEKFVDKK, encoded by the coding sequence ATGGAAAATGCGTTAAGTCTGGATACGGTAAAGCTCTCTGAGGATGGTGAGAAAGTTATAATCCTTGATCAGACATTGCTCCCGAATAAATGTGAATATTTAAGAGTTGATAAGGCTGAGGATATCTGGGAGGCTATCCAGAAACTTCGTGTCAGGGGAGCTCCGGCAATTGGTGTATGCGGAGCTTATGGATATTATCTTTTTGCTCATCAGCTTAAGACTGATAATATGGATGAATTTGTTGAAAAATGTCATGAAAATATGGTTTATCTGAATTCATCCAGACCAACTGCTGTAAATTTAAGCTGGGCTCTTAACAGAATGCATTCGCTTCTTATGAAGGAAAAAGATTCCAGATCCGTGGATGAAATTAAAAAACTTCTAAGGAAAGAAGCTGATGATATAAGAGAGGAAGATATCCAGATCAGCCGTAATATAGGAGCGTATGGATATGAGCTTTTGGAAAAACTCGGAAAGGGTGTTGGCATTATGACACATTGTAATGCCGGAACACTTGCTACTGCAAAATATGGTACTGCACTTGCTCCTGTATATATAGCTCTTGAAAAGGGCTGGGATGGAAAGAAAGACATGCATGTTTATTGCGATGAGACCAGACCTTTACTGCAGGGAGCAAGACTGTCGGCTTATGAGATGCAGGCAGCCGGAGTTGATACATATGTACAGTGTGATAATATGGCATCCTACACTATGAAATCCGGAAAGATCGGCATAATATTCGTAGGCTGTGACAGAGTTGCTGCAAATGGTGATTTTGCAAATAAGATAGGAACAAGTGGTGTTGCCATAATTGCAAAACACTATGGAATTCCTTTTTATGTATGTGCTCCTTCATCAACTATAGACATGACATTGGCGTCAGGGGATGAGATAAAGATCGAGCAGAGAAAGAGCGAAGAGGTTACAGAGATGTGGTATAAGGAACGCATGGCACCGGAAGGAGTCGGGGTTGTAAATCCGGCTTTTGATGTGACAGATCACAGCCTTATAACCGGGATAATTACCGAGAAGGGAATTGCGACGGCACCGTTTAAGGAATCTTTTGAAAAAATGGGTATCAGACCAGTAGAGAAGTTTGTTGATAAAAAATAA
- a CDS encoding cation diffusion facilitator family transporter: MKQKENFLEAESSGKNTDAIVKESESRDRLIVRTSIIGIITNIFLAVLKMIIGIVSRSIAVTMDAVNNISDAGSSVITIVGTKLAGKPADKKHPFGYGRIEYFSALIIALIVLYAGISSLSESVKAIISPEIPEYGTVSLVIVAIAVLVKLLLSEFFIRSGRKANSDSLTGSGKEARLDAVVSLATLFAALLYTLTKISIEAYLAAVISLIIVKSGADMLKDTISQILGERADPSLTLEIKKTVLKFPEIHGAYDLILNNYGPDNYNGSIHIEVDDTLSANEIDVLLRRVQLKVYEVHKVVLTAIGIYSKNTKDDEYAEVEKKLRKLVMAQKYVRQIHGFYYNKEDNILRFDMVLSFDSPNRKKSYEEIRDLVHKEFPGQRLMIALDMDYSEL, from the coding sequence ATGAAGCAGAAAGAAAATTTTTTGGAGGCAGAAAGCAGCGGTAAAAATACCGATGCTATCGTAAAAGAAAGCGAAAGCCGTGACAGGCTCATAGTAAGGACCAGTATTATCGGCATTATAACCAATATTTTTCTTGCTGTCCTTAAGATGATCATAGGGATAGTATCACGTTCCATTGCGGTAACCATGGATGCCGTTAATAATATTTCCGATGCCGGCTCCTCAGTTATTACAATAGTGGGAACCAAGCTGGCAGGAAAACCTGCCGATAAGAAGCACCCCTTCGGCTACGGAAGGATAGAATATTTTTCAGCACTTATTATTGCTTTGATAGTGCTTTATGCCGGCATCAGCTCATTAAGCGAATCCGTAAAGGCGATCATCTCACCTGAAATTCCCGAATACGGTACCGTTTCACTTGTAATAGTTGCCATCGCAGTTCTGGTAAAACTGCTTCTTTCGGAATTTTTCATCAGGAGCGGACGTAAGGCAAATTCAGACTCTCTCACAGGTTCAGGCAAGGAAGCAAGGCTCGATGCTGTAGTTTCACTCGCAACTCTTTTTGCCGCATTACTTTATACTTTGACAAAAATCAGCATTGAAGCTTATCTAGCCGCAGTGATCTCTCTTATAATAGTTAAAAGCGGTGCCGATATGCTTAAAGACACCATATCTCAGATCTTAGGAGAAAGAGCCGATCCTTCGCTCACTCTCGAAATAAAAAAGACCGTACTTAAATTTCCGGAAATTCACGGAGCCTATGACCTTATTCTCAATAACTATGGTCCCGATAACTACAACGGCTCGATCCATATCGAAGTAGATGATACCCTAAGTGCTAACGAGATCGATGTACTTTTGAGAAGAGTCCAGCTTAAAGTTTACGAAGTCCACAAAGTCGTGCTTACAGCTATAGGTATATATTCAAAAAATACCAAAGATGATGAATATGCTGAAGTAGAAAAGAAATTAAGAAAGCTTGTCATGGCACAGAAATATGTACGCCAGATACATGGATTTTACTATAACAAAGAAGATAATATACTTCGTTTTGATATGGTCTTAAGCTTTGATTCTCCTAACAGAAAAAAGAGTTATGAAGAAATACGCGATCTTGTGCATAAAGAGTTCCCTGGTCAGAGACTGATGATCGCACTAGATATGGATTACAGTGAATTATAA
- the ilvC gene encoding ketol-acid reductoisomerase → MELNDKNPIYYESDCNLSLLDGKTIAIIGYGSQGHAHALNLKDSGCDVIIGLYEGSKSWKKAEEQGLKVYTAAEAAKKADIIMILINDEKQAAMYKESIAPNLEAGNVLMFAHGFNIRYKLIVPPKDVDVVMIAPKGPGHTVRSEYQAGKGVPCLIAVEQDYSGKARDIGLAYALGIGGARAGVLSTTFKTETETDLFGEQAVLCGGVCKLMQTGFEVLCEAGYDPRNAYFECIHEMKLIVDLIYQSGFKGMRYSISNTAEYGDYTSGPKIITDETKKAMKKVLADIQDGTFAKDFLLDMSDASGRVHFQALRDKAAAHPSEQYGEEIRKLYSWSDEDKLINN, encoded by the coding sequence ATGGAATTGAATGACAAGAACCCGATCTATTATGAATCTGACTGTAACCTTTCGTTACTTGATGGGAAGACAATTGCCATTATTGGTTACGGCAGCCAGGGACACGCACATGCACTTAATCTTAAGGATTCGGGATGCGACGTCATTATAGGTCTGTATGAAGGCTCAAAATCCTGGAAAAAGGCTGAAGAGCAGGGCTTAAAAGTATATACAGCAGCAGAGGCTGCAAAGAAGGCCGATATAATTATGATACTTATCAACGATGAGAAGCAGGCTGCAATGTATAAAGAGTCTATTGCTCCTAATCTTGAGGCAGGCAATGTTCTTATGTTTGCCCATGGCTTTAACATCCGTTATAAGCTTATCGTTCCTCCGAAGGATGTCGATGTTGTAATGATCGCACCTAAGGGACCCGGACATACAGTACGTTCTGAGTATCAGGCAGGTAAGGGTGTTCCTTGTCTTATCGCTGTAGAGCAGGATTACTCAGGAAAGGCACGTGATATAGGTCTTGCTTATGCACTTGGTATCGGTGGAGCAAGAGCAGGTGTTCTTTCTACAACATTTAAGACAGAGACAGAGACAGACCTCTTCGGTGAGCAGGCTGTTCTTTGCGGTGGTGTTTGCAAGCTTATGCAGACAGGCTTCGAAGTTCTCTGTGAGGCAGGTTATGATCCGAGAAATGCATATTTCGAGTGTATTCACGAGATGAAGCTCATCGTTGACCTTATCTATCAGTCAGGCTTCAAGGGAATGAGATACTCAATCTCCAATACAGCTGAATATGGTGATTACACATCAGGTCCTAAGATTATCACAGACGAGACAAAGAAAGCTATGAAGAAGGTTCTTGCAGATATCCAGGACGGCACATTCGCTAAGGATTTCCTTCTTGATATGTCGGATGCAAGCGGAAGAGTTCACTTCCAGGCTCTTCGTGATAAGGCTGCAGCTCATCCTTCAGAGCAGTATGGTGAGGAAATCAGAAAACTTTACAGCTGGTCAGATGAGGATAAGTTGATAAATAACTAA
- a CDS encoding DUF1858 domain-containing protein, translating into MNTVTGDMLVGNIVAECPELAETLMDAGMHCLGCPAAHGESLTDACVVHGLEPENVISKVNARLKELNA; encoded by the coding sequence ATGAATACTGTAACAGGTGATATGTTAGTCGGAAATATAGTAGCAGAATGCCCTGAACTTGCCGAAACTCTTATGGATGCCGGAATGCATTGTCTCGGCTGTCCTGCAGCACACGGCGAAAGCCTTACAGATGCATGCGTTGTTCACGGACTTGAGCCTGAAAACGTCATTTCAAAGGTAAATGCAAGACTTAAAGAGCTCAACGCATAA
- the ilvN gene encoding acetolactate synthase small subunit, whose translation MQQKKVFQLLVDNTSGVLSRIAGLFSRRGYNIHSITAGVTADPRFTRITIVTDGDDEILEQIEKQLRKLVDVRDIRELEPDNSVYRELCMIKIEADASKRQGIISIADIFRAKIIDVSADSLMIEMTGNQSKIEAFISLLNDYKILEIARTGIAGLQRGTEGVVWFD comes from the coding sequence ATGCAGCAGAAAAAAGTATTTCAGCTTCTGGTTGATAATACATCAGGTGTTTTAAGCCGTATCGCAGGTCTTTTTTCAAGAAGAGGCTACAATATCCATTCAATAACTGCCGGTGTTACAGCAGATCCCAGATTTACCAGGATAACAATAGTTACCGATGGTGATGATGAGATATTAGAGCAGATCGAAAAGCAGCTTAGAAAACTTGTAGATGTTCGTGATATAAGAGAACTTGAGCCTGATAATTCGGTTTACAGAGAACTTTGCATGATAAAGATCGAAGCAGATGCTTCAAAGAGGCAGGGGATAATTTCGATCGCAGACATTTTCAGGGCAAAGATCATTGATGTTTCAGCTGATTCACTGATGATCGAAATGACAGGAAACCAGAGCAAGATAGAGGCTTTCATAAGTCTTTTGAACGACTATAAGATATTAGAGATCGCACGCACAGGTATTGCCGGACTTCAGAGAGGCACAGAAGGTGTTGTCTGGTTTGACTGA
- a CDS encoding inositol monophosphatase family protein: MDIKEADYKKIEEIVRKAGKMMLKAVPDEKDIHEKDGAVNFCTDYDIKIQEFLIKNLAELIPEASYYGEEDTDGVSRKASDGYVFYLDPIDGTTNFMEGFKHSCVSAGLALDGKMIAGFIYNPYLDDMYVGIRGKGSFCNGRRLKIAERTLEEGLVGFDIIRYNEGDGELADRLFSAIRKFYSKAYAVREGGSAALGLCTVAAGATVAYVQYVLKPYDYAAAMVIVEEAGGIMTDMKGNPMPLEGTSSVICGNKKSWTEAKKILENI, from the coding sequence ATGGATATTAAAGAAGCAGATTATAAAAAAATAGAAGAGATAGTCAGGAAAGCCGGAAAGATGATGCTTAAGGCTGTTCCGGATGAAAAAGATATTCATGAGAAAGACGGGGCTGTAAATTTTTGTACTGACTATGATATAAAGATACAGGAATTTCTTATTAAAAATTTAGCCGAACTGATTCCTGAAGCGTCATATTATGGAGAAGAGGATACGGATGGAGTTTCAAGAAAAGCTTCAGATGGTTATGTATTTTATCTGGATCCTATAGACGGAACGACTAATTTCATGGAGGGATTTAAGCATAGCTGCGTTTCAGCAGGACTTGCACTTGACGGTAAAATGATCGCAGGCTTTATATATAATCCTTATCTTGATGATATGTATGTAGGAATACGTGGAAAAGGAAGTTTCTGTAACGGCAGACGGTTAAAGATTGCTGAGAGAACGTTGGAAGAGGGTTTGGTAGGTTTTGATATAATCCGTTATAACGAGGGTGATGGAGAACTTGCAGACAGACTTTTTTCGGCGATAAGAAAATTTTACAGCAAAGCTTATGCAGTAAGAGAAGGAGGATCGGCAGCACTGGGACTTTGTACGGTTGCTGCCGGAGCTACAGTGGCATATGTTCAATATGTTCTAAAACCATATGATTATGCAGCTGCCATGGTAATAGTAGAGGAAGCCGGAGGTATTATGACGGATATGAAGGGAAATCCGATGCCTCTTGAGGGTACCAGTTCCGTTATATGCGGAAATAAAAAATCCTGGACTGAAGCAAAAAAAATTCTTGAAAATATATAA
- a CDS encoding TIGR01212 family radical SAM protein (This family includes YhcC from E. coli K-12, an uncharacterized radical SAM protein.) yields the protein MKLLNEYLREKFGMKIYKIALNGGCSCPNRDGLIDTRGCIFCSEGGSGEFASSPKLSITEQIEQGKEKVKKKIKDGKYIAYFQAYTGTYAPVNKLRQDFYEAINHPDIAILSIATRPDCLPDDVLELLSDLNKIKPVWVELGLQTIHEQTAEYIRRGYQLPVYENAVNELRKRDIEVITHVILGLPGENKNDMLETVKYVCSSGANGIKLQLLHVLKGTDLAKDYYDGKVNILSEDEYLDLLKDCTALIPDNIIVHRLTGDGDKRLLIAPLWSGNKRHVWNRIQKEIINH from the coding sequence ATGAAACTTTTAAATGAATATCTCCGTGAAAAATTCGGGATGAAGATATATAAGATTGCCTTAAACGGAGGATGCAGCTGTCCAAACCGCGATGGTCTCATTGATACAAGAGGCTGCATCTTCTGTTCCGAGGGCGGAAGCGGTGAATTTGCCTCAAGTCCGAAACTCAGCATAACTGAGCAGATAGAGCAGGGTAAGGAAAAGGTAAAGAAAAAAATAAAAGATGGTAAATACATCGCCTATTTCCAGGCATATACCGGAACCTATGCCCCTGTTAACAAATTAAGGCAGGACTTCTATGAGGCAATAAATCATCCCGATATTGCCATTCTTTCCATAGCTACAAGACCTGACTGTCTTCCGGACGATGTCCTTGAACTTCTCTCAGATCTTAATAAGATCAAACCCGTATGGGTGGAACTCGGTCTCCAGACAATCCATGAACAGACTGCCGAATATATCAGAAGAGGTTATCAACTTCCTGTCTATGAAAATGCAGTAAACGAACTTCGCAAACGAGATATCGAAGTCATTACTCATGTAATTTTGGGACTCCCGGGCGAAAACAAAAATGATATGCTCGAAACGGTTAAATATGTCTGCAGTTCAGGTGCCAACGGCATCAAACTGCAGCTTCTTCATGTTCTTAAGGGAACCGATCTTGCAAAAGATTATTACGACGGAAAAGTAAATATCCTCTCCGAGGATGAATATCTGGATCTCTTGAAAGACTGTACAGCCCTTATCCCTGATAATATAATCGTTCACAGGCTGACCGGTGACGGTGACAAACGCCTTCTCATCGCGCCTCTATGGAGCGGAAATAAACGTCATGTCTGGAATCGCATTCAGAAAGAAATTATAAACCATTGA